GATAATCCCTGCCCTAGAAAGCGCTCATGCTATAGCATATACCAAAAAAATGGTTCAAAGCAAAGAATTTTTAGATGAAAACCTGTATAACAAGAAAAATAAAGAACCTTTGATTGTAATAAACCTTTCAGGCCGTGGTGATAAAGATGTAGAACAAGTCTCAGATATGGGGGTGTTACTAGATGGATAAATATATTGAGTATGATAATAGTGTAATCGAAAAGTATTTTGCCACCAAAAATAAAAACAATGAAAAAGTTCTCATACCTTTTATTATGGCAGGAGATCCGGATCTATCGACAACTGAAAAGCTAGCACTAGAGATACTAGATAATGGAGGGGACATATTGGAGATAGGACTGCCGTACTCTGATCCCCTTGCAGATGGCCCTGTAATTCAGCAATCGGCTGAGAGGGCAGGCAATGTAAAAATCGCACAAGTACTTGAACTCATAAAAAAAATAAGAGCCAAAACTGACAAGCCCTTGGTTTTACTGGCTTATTTTAACCCAATATATAATTATGGCACAGAGAAGTTCATAAATGATTTTTGTGAAGCCGGGCTTAATGGTCTTGTTATCCCCGATCTTGCCTTTGAAGAAAGAGATGGACTGGAAAAACAAGCTAAAGATAAACTTGACCTGATATCTTTTATCGCTCCCACAAGTGACGAAAATAGACTTAAAGAAGTGGCCAAAAGGGCAAAAGGTTTTATCTACTGCGTATCTGTTGCAGGTGTAACTGGTGTTAGGGAAGGTTTTGATTATCAGGTAAGAGAAGCAGTTGAAAAAATTAAAAATTACACTGATGTTCCCCTGGCAATAGGCTTTGGGATATCAAACCCTGACCAGGCCAAAAAAGCTTCTGAACTTGCAGATGGAGTTATTGTTGGAAGCGCAATAATCAAAAAAATAGAAAGCCTCCCAAAAAAACCTGACAATAAAGACTTTACAGAAATCATAAACTTTATTAAAGATTTAAAGGCTTCATTAGTGTAGTAATTCA
The Natranaerofaba carboxydovora genome window above contains:
- the trpA gene encoding tryptophan synthase subunit alpha, encoding MDKYIEYDNSVIEKYFATKNKNNEKVLIPFIMAGDPDLSTTEKLALEILDNGGDILEIGLPYSDPLADGPVIQQSAERAGNVKIAQVLELIKKIRAKTDKPLVLLAYFNPIYNYGTEKFINDFCEAGLNGLVIPDLAFEERDGLEKQAKDKLDLISFIAPTSDENRLKEVAKRAKGFIYCVSVAGVTGVREGFDYQVREAVEKIKNYTDVPLAIGFGISNPDQAKKASELADGVIVGSAIIKKIESLPKKPDNKDFTEIINFIKDLKASLV